In Afipia sp. GAS231, a single window of DNA contains:
- a CDS encoding ABC transporter substrate-binding protein: protein MKSGLLAAVAMSGLLLAGTASAQGVKIGILNDQSGVYADYGGKYSLEAAKMAIEDFGGEVLGQKIDIVSADHQNKPDLATAIARRWYEVENVDMITELTTSSVALAIQELSKEKKKIDIVVGAATSRITGDACTPYGFHWAYDTHALAVGTGGALVQAGGDTWFFMTADYAFGYALEKDTGDLVREKGGKVVGSVRIPLNSSDFSSFLLQAQSSKAKIIGLANAGLDTTNSIKQAAEFGIVKGGQKLAGLLLTLAEVHGLGLEAAQGLVLTEGYYWDRDDKSRNFAERFFKRTSRMPNMIQAGTYSATLQYLKAVKAAGTKDSDAVAKKLKELPVDDDFAQGGKVLENGRMVHDLYLFEVKKPSDSKKPWDYYKQLAVVPGDKAFPTAKDSGCPLTK from the coding sequence ATGAAATCGGGATTGTTGGCGGCCGTTGCGATGAGCGGTCTTTTGCTGGCCGGGACGGCGTCGGCGCAGGGCGTCAAGATCGGCATTCTGAACGATCAGTCCGGGGTCTATGCCGACTACGGTGGCAAATATTCGCTCGAGGCCGCCAAGATGGCGATCGAGGATTTCGGCGGCGAGGTGCTGGGTCAGAAGATCGACATCGTTTCCGCCGACCACCAGAACAAGCCGGATCTCGCCACCGCCATCGCGCGCCGCTGGTATGAGGTCGAGAACGTCGACATGATCACGGAATTGACGACGTCCTCGGTGGCGCTCGCGATCCAGGAGTTGTCGAAGGAAAAGAAGAAGATCGACATCGTCGTGGGGGCGGCGACCTCGCGCATCACCGGCGACGCCTGCACGCCGTATGGTTTCCACTGGGCCTACGACACCCACGCGCTGGCGGTCGGGACCGGCGGCGCGCTGGTGCAGGCCGGCGGCGATACCTGGTTCTTCATGACCGCGGACTACGCCTTCGGCTACGCGCTGGAGAAGGACACCGGCGACCTGGTCAGGGAAAAGGGCGGCAAGGTGGTGGGCTCGGTCCGCATCCCCCTGAACTCGTCGGACTTCTCCTCGTTCCTGCTGCAGGCGCAGAGTTCCAAAGCCAAGATCATCGGGCTTGCGAATGCCGGCCTCGACACCACCAACTCGATCAAGCAGGCGGCCGAATTCGGCATCGTCAAGGGCGGCCAGAAGCTCGCCGGCCTGCTGCTGACGCTGGCCGAGGTCCATGGCCTCGGGCTCGAAGCAGCCCAGGGTCTGGTGCTGACTGAGGGCTATTACTGGGATCGCGACGACAAGAGCCGTAATTTTGCCGAACGCTTCTTCAAACGCACGAGCCGGATGCCGAACATGATCCAGGCCGGCACCTATTCGGCGACGCTGCAATATCTGAAGGCGGTCAAGGCGGCCGGCACCAAGGATTCGGATGCCGTGGCCAAGAAGCTGAAGGAATTGCCCGTCGATGACGACTTTGCGCAGGGCGGCAAGGTGCTGGAAAACGGCCGCATGGTGCACGACCTCTATCTGTTCGAGGTCAAGAAGCCGTCGGACTCGAAGAAGCCGTGGGACTACTACAAGCAGCTCGCGGTGGTGCCGGGCGACAAGGCGTTCCCGACGGCCAAGGACTCCGGCTGCCCGCTGACGAAGTAA
- a CDS encoding porin, producing the protein MHLTRKLILGSAAGLLAISGAQAADLPVKAKAVEYVRICSLYGAGFFYIPGTDTCIKLGGYLRVDTTFNGGIHGTPAWSGDIAQGNRYRDYFASRSRMALTVDTRTASEYGVVRTFGQADFQFSTQGSTTVNPANFTASPSAGTNTSLLNQPGEGYVAVEYAFIQFAGFTFGKSSSAYSTPWNGFPGNISSNLLGGNNTDTGVNNIQYTAQFGNGVSGTIGLDDPTVWDRTSVFNLSIPLSATLGGSNAYAGAHAPDVVGNIRVDQAWGLFQISAAAHEVSGSYNVLNTAAVPAGAVGPAGASPTGLSELSGHPDTKWGGSVMAALQIKNIPTGAGDDIKMDVSYAKGETKNVIATSSASPSFAMFGSTSRAGAYQSVGFGATTDAVYLPVANGGDGSLHLTEAYGIRGAFNHNWDAYWASSLYGSYSAVRYDGTAKAFICANYTTLGKAVSADYSCNPDYNVSQIGLLTRWTPVKNLTFSAEVQWFHLDQKFTGAATLGPSSPKPSAIYEFKDQDTVHLQVRAQRNF; encoded by the coding sequence ATGCATCTAACAAGAAAACTCATCCTCGGCTCGGCCGCCGGACTACTTGCCATCAGTGGCGCGCAGGCCGCCGATCTTCCCGTCAAGGCCAAGGCGGTCGAATACGTGCGGATCTGCTCGCTGTACGGCGCGGGCTTCTTCTACATCCCCGGCACCGACACCTGCATCAAGCTTGGCGGTTATCTGCGCGTCGATACCACGTTCAACGGCGGCATCCACGGAACGCCGGCGTGGTCCGGCGACATCGCGCAAGGCAATCGCTATCGCGACTACTTTGCTTCGCGCTCGCGTATGGCGTTGACCGTCGATACCCGCACCGCCAGCGAATATGGCGTGGTCCGCACCTTTGGTCAGGCCGACTTCCAGTTCAGCACGCAGGGCAGCACCACCGTCAATCCGGCCAACTTCACGGCCTCGCCGTCCGCCGGCACCAATACTTCGCTCTTGAACCAGCCCGGCGAAGGCTATGTCGCGGTCGAATATGCCTTCATCCAGTTCGCCGGCTTCACCTTCGGTAAGTCCTCGTCAGCCTACTCGACCCCATGGAACGGTTTCCCGGGCAACATCAGCTCGAACCTGCTGGGCGGCAACAACACCGATACCGGCGTCAACAACATCCAGTACACCGCGCAGTTCGGCAACGGCGTATCGGGCACCATCGGCCTCGACGACCCCACCGTCTGGGACCGCACCTCCGTATTCAATCTGTCGATCCCGCTCAGCGCCACGCTCGGTGGCAGCAATGCCTACGCGGGCGCCCATGCTCCCGACGTCGTCGGCAACATCCGGGTCGACCAGGCCTGGGGTTTGTTCCAGATCTCGGCTGCTGCGCACGAAGTCTCGGGCTCCTACAACGTCCTGAACACGGCCGCCGTGCCGGCCGGCGCGGTTGGCCCTGCGGGTGCTTCGCCGACCGGACTGTCCGAACTCTCCGGCCATCCCGACACCAAATGGGGCGGCTCGGTGATGGCTGCCTTGCAGATCAAGAACATCCCGACCGGTGCCGGCGACGACATCAAGATGGACGTGAGCTACGCCAAGGGTGAGACCAAGAACGTGATCGCCACCAGCAGCGCTTCGCCAAGCTTTGCGATGTTCGGCAGCACGTCCCGTGCCGGCGCCTATCAGAGCGTCGGTTTCGGTGCGACCACCGATGCTGTGTATCTCCCCGTTGCGAACGGCGGCGACGGGTCGCTGCACCTGACGGAGGCCTATGGCATCCGCGGCGCATTCAACCACAATTGGGATGCGTACTGGGCATCGAGCCTCTATGGCAGCTATTCGGCTGTCCGCTATGACGGCACCGCAAAAGCCTTCATCTGCGCCAACTACACGACGCTCGGCAAGGCCGTCAGCGCCGACTACAGCTGCAATCCCGATTACAACGTCTCGCAGATTGGTCTCCTCACCCGCTGGACTCCCGTCAAGAACCTGACGTTCTCGGCCGAAGTGCAGTGGTTCCACCTAGACCAGAAGTTCACGGGTGCAGCGACGCTCGGGCCGTCCTCGCCGAAGCCTTCGGCCATCTACGAGTTCAAGGACCAGGACACGGTGCATCTGCAGGTTCGCGCCCAGCGGAACTTCTGA
- a CDS encoding MAPEG family protein: protein MYHFTALVTCLAILVYAYASILVSQARGKFGVKLPAISGTPDFERVFRAQMNTLEWLPMFLPSLWLFAIYIGDTFAAGLGLVWVIGRVLYVHGYAQAVEKRGPGFFIQALANTALWAGASGAIIWRIVHV from the coding sequence ATGTACCATTTCACCGCGCTCGTCACCTGTCTGGCGATCCTGGTCTACGCCTACGCTTCGATTCTGGTGTCGCAGGCACGCGGCAAATTCGGCGTCAAGCTGCCCGCGATTTCGGGCACCCCCGATTTCGAGCGGGTGTTTCGCGCGCAGATGAACACGCTGGAATGGCTGCCGATGTTCCTGCCGTCGCTGTGGCTGTTCGCGATCTATATCGGCGACACCTTTGCGGCAGGGCTGGGCCTGGTCTGGGTGATCGGCCGCGTCCTCTACGTCCACGGCTATGCGCAGGCGGTCGAGAAACGCGGGCCCGGTTTCTTTATTCAGGCTCTCGCAAATACTGCACTTTGGGCTGGCGCGTCCGGCGCCATTATCTGGCGCATCGTTCACGTCTGA
- a CDS encoding lipocalin-like domain-containing protein: MSGSGTITRRSLIAGALLSGLGSKALAQGFAGLGESTGGFGAVVPGKTFSFPGDHGPHPKFRIEWWYVTANLVDSGGTAYGAQWTLFRQAVAAGGPPEGWANQQIWMGHAAVTRADTHRYAQTFARGGVGQAGVETTPFHAWIDAWEMRGRDATDDNTIAPLDLSAAGTDFSYTLRLDAERPLVLQGDGGYSRKSLREQASYYYSQPYYQVKGSIVIDDKPAEVTGQAWLDREWSSQPLAPDQSGWDWLSLHLAGGDKLMLYRMRQTDGQHYGSGKWFARDGSTTLLATSDITMTPQIFTEIEGRRIPTAWRITIPRLAFAIDCAPLNPRSWMGTSFPYWEGPISFGGSHTGLGYLEMTGY, translated from the coding sequence ATGAGCGGTAGCGGCACCATCACCCGCCGCAGCCTGATCGCCGGCGCGCTGCTCTCAGGCCTCGGCAGTAAGGCGTTGGCGCAAGGCTTTGCCGGGCTCGGCGAAAGCACAGGCGGATTTGGAGCTGTCGTCCCCGGCAAAACGTTTTCGTTTCCCGGAGATCACGGCCCGCATCCGAAGTTTCGCATCGAGTGGTGGTACGTGACCGCCAATCTCGTCGACAGCGGTGGCACCGCCTACGGCGCGCAGTGGACGCTGTTTCGCCAGGCAGTCGCAGCCGGCGGACCGCCGGAAGGATGGGCTAACCAGCAAATCTGGATGGGGCACGCCGCGGTCACCCGCGCCGATACGCATCGTTATGCGCAGACTTTCGCGCGCGGCGGTGTCGGCCAGGCCGGGGTTGAGACCACTCCGTTTCATGCCTGGATCGATGCCTGGGAGATGCGCGGGCGCGATGCGACGGATGACAACACTATCGCGCCTCTCGACCTCAGCGCCGCGGGCACCGATTTCAGCTACACGCTGCGCCTCGATGCGGAGCGTCCGCTGGTGCTGCAAGGCGACGGCGGCTACAGCCGCAAATCCCTGCGCGAGCAGGCCTCGTACTATTACAGCCAGCCGTACTATCAGGTGAAGGGCAGCATCGTCATCGACGACAAGCCTGCCGAAGTCACAGGACAAGCCTGGCTCGACCGCGAGTGGAGCAGCCAGCCGCTGGCGCCGGACCAGTCCGGATGGGACTGGCTGTCGCTGCATCTTGCCGGCGGCGACAAGCTGATGCTGTACCGGATGCGCCAGACCGACGGCCAGCATTACGGCTCGGGCAAATGGTTCGCGCGCGACGGCAGCACGACGCTGCTCGCCACATCGGACATCACCATGACGCCGCAGATCTTCACCGAGATCGAGGGACGAAGGATCCCGACTGCGTGGCGCATCACCATTCCCCGACTTGCGTTTGCGATCGACTGCGCGCCACTCAATCCACGGAGCTGGATGGGCACCAGCTTTCCCTATTGGGAAGGCCCGATCAGCTTCGGCGGCAGCCATACCGGACTGGGATATCTGGAGATGACCGGATACTAG
- a CDS encoding ABC transporter permease has protein sequence MRRALWTLAVLLSHWRRHPMQLATLLIGLISATALWSGVQALNQQARNSYDRAAATFGGTRTAMLVARSGATFPQQLFVDLRRAGWPVSPVLEGRIQIDGRSLRLLGIEPVTLPAEVGSAPAIGRTDLQSFMTPPGEMLVAPETLSDLKLAEGTRHQANGGALLPPLRVQPQLVPGVLVVDIGVAQALLKMPDQLSRLLIGKSAGKRAPLESIAGDKLRLIEPSAESDLERLTDSFHLNLTAFGLLSFFVGLFIVNSAVGLAFEQRLTMLRTLRACGVSARMLNAVLVGELVSLALVAGLIGLVCGYFIAASLLPDVAASLRGLYGAQIPGQLTLKPEWWIAGIAISILGALAAAAASLAKALRLPLLATAQPQAWQQAQRRWLVFQSIAALAVFATAGGLLWFGDSLIAGFAVLAALMLGAALILPMFLEAALSLGQRYAKGPLSIWFWADSRQQLSGLSLALMALLLALAVNVGVATMVESFSRTFLVWLDGRLAADVYVSAASDQQATEIKAWLRERPEVEAILPGGRADTQLAGAPIEVLGLPDHPTYRDNWPLLQSVDKAWIRLRPGDTCLVSEQLSRRLHIGLGDRIDVPAPGGNWPLEVVGIYADYGNPKGQVAVNFAALTRHFPEIPLTRMGLRVAPPKIPPLIAALQEKFGLDDRNVADQATMKAESKRIFSRTFSVTAALNAFTLGVAGIALLTSLLTLANSRLPQLAPLWAIGITRRKLAVIELLKTMSVALITTLLALPLGLLVAWCLLAIVNVKAFGWRLPFQVFPLQLLGLVVVAMAAALAASALPVIRLARMQPANLIRIFANER, from the coding sequence ATGAGGCGCGCGCTGTGGACGCTGGCCGTATTGCTGAGCCACTGGCGGCGGCATCCGATGCAGCTCGCGACGCTCCTGATCGGATTGATTTCGGCGACCGCGCTGTGGAGCGGCGTGCAGGCGCTCAACCAGCAGGCGCGCAATTCCTACGATCGCGCAGCCGCCACCTTCGGCGGCACCCGCACCGCCATGCTGGTCGCCAGGTCAGGCGCGACTTTCCCGCAACAACTCTTTGTCGACCTGCGCCGCGCCGGCTGGCCGGTATCGCCGGTGCTCGAAGGCCGCATCCAGATCGACGGCCGCTCGCTCCGCCTGCTCGGCATCGAGCCGGTGACGTTACCGGCGGAAGTCGGCAGCGCGCCCGCCATCGGCAGGACCGACCTGCAATCCTTCATGACGCCGCCTGGAGAAATGCTGGTGGCGCCGGAGACGCTCTCCGATCTCAAGCTCGCCGAGGGCACGCGACATCAGGCCAATGGCGGCGCGCTGCTGCCACCGCTGCGCGTGCAGCCGCAATTGGTGCCCGGCGTGCTGGTGGTCGACATCGGCGTCGCACAAGCTCTTTTGAAAATGCCGGACCAACTGTCGCGCCTGCTGATCGGTAAGTCCGCGGGCAAGCGTGCGCCGCTGGAAAGCATCGCGGGCGACAAGCTCCGCCTGATCGAACCCAGCGCGGAGAGCGATCTCGAACGCCTCACCGACAGTTTTCATCTGAATCTTACGGCATTCGGGCTGCTGTCGTTCTTTGTCGGACTCTTCATCGTCAATTCGGCTGTTGGCCTCGCCTTCGAGCAGCGCCTGACGATGCTGCGCACCTTGCGCGCCTGCGGCGTCTCGGCGCGGATGCTGAACGCGGTGCTGGTCGGTGAACTGGTGTCGCTGGCGCTGGTCGCGGGATTGATCGGGCTGGTGTGCGGCTATTTCATTGCGGCCTCGCTGTTGCCCGACGTCGCCGCCTCCTTGCGCGGGCTCTATGGCGCGCAAATTCCGGGACAACTGACGCTCAAACCGGAATGGTGGATCGCCGGCATCGCCATCAGCATCTTGGGTGCGCTGGCCGCCGCAGCCGCCAGCCTCGCCAAGGCACTGCGGCTGCCGCTACTCGCCACCGCGCAACCCCAGGCCTGGCAACAGGCGCAGCGCCGCTGGCTGGTGTTTCAAAGCATCGCGGCATTGGCCGTGTTCGCGACCGCCGGCGGCCTGCTGTGGTTCGGCGATTCCCTCATCGCCGGCTTTGCCGTGCTCGCCGCCCTGATGCTGGGCGCGGCGCTGATCCTGCCGATGTTTCTCGAAGCCGCGCTTTCGCTCGGTCAGCGCTACGCCAAAGGTCCGCTTAGCATCTGGTTCTGGGCCGACAGCCGCCAGCAACTGTCGGGATTGTCGCTGGCGCTGATGGCGCTGCTGCTGGCGCTCGCGGTCAATGTCGGCGTCGCCACCATGGTCGAGAGCTTCAGCCGAACCTTCCTGGTCTGGCTCGACGGGCGGCTGGCGGCGGATGTCTATGTCAGCGCGGCCAGCGATCAACAGGCGACCGAAATCAAGGCGTGGCTGCGCGAGCGCCCCGAGGTCGAGGCCATCCTGCCCGGCGGCCGCGCCGATACCCAGCTCGCGGGCGCGCCGATCGAGGTGCTGGGCCTGCCCGATCATCCGACCTACCGGGACAACTGGCCGTTGTTGCAATCGGTCGACAAGGCCTGGATCAGGCTGCGGCCCGGCGATACCTGCCTCGTCAGCGAACAGTTGTCGCGCCGTCTCCATATCGGCCTCGGCGATCGCATCGACGTGCCTGCGCCTGGTGGCAACTGGCCGCTCGAAGTGGTCGGCATCTACGCGGATTACGGCAATCCGAAAGGCCAGGTCGCGGTCAATTTTGCAGCATTGACGCGGCACTTTCCGGAAATCCCGCTGACGCGAATGGGCTTGCGCGTCGCACCGCCAAAGATTCCGCCGCTGATCGCAGCGCTGCAGGAAAAATTCGGCCTCGATGACCGCAACGTCGCCGATCAGGCGACCATGAAGGCGGAATCGAAGCGGATCTTCAGCCGCACTTTTTCCGTCACCGCCGCATTGAATGCCTTCACGCTCGGCGTCGCCGGCATCGCGCTGCTCACCAGCCTGTTGACGCTCGCCAATTCGCGGCTGCCACAACTGGCGCCGCTATGGGCCATCGGCATCACCCGACGAAAATTGGCCGTCATCGAACTTCTGAAGACGATGTCGGTGGCGCTGATCACCACGCTGCTGGCGCTGCCGCTCGGTTTGCTGGTGGCGTGGTGCCTGCTGGCGATCGTCAACGTCAAAGCGTTCGGCTGGCGGCTGCCGTTCCAGGTGTTTCCGCTGCAATTGCTGGGGCTCGTCGTCGTCGCGATGGCGGCGGCGCTGGCCGCATCGGCTTTGCCGGTGATACGATTGGCGCGGATGCAGCCGGCGAACCTGATCCGGATCTTTGCCAATGAGCGGTAG
- a CDS encoding ABC transporter ATP-binding protein produces the protein MLDVTGLTKSYRAAGEEIAVLRGVNLTVRAGESVALTGESGSGKSTLLHLIAGLDAADGGAIRLDDALVSELSDAGRAELRRDRLGLVFQQFNLIPSLSVEDNLVFQSRIAGRHDPDWHRELVERLGLANLLKRYPEQLSGGQQQRVAIGRALATKPLLLLADEPTGNLDEATADEVLALARDLVARSGCGFLMVTHSARLAATLDRQVNLHAGVIA, from the coding sequence GTGCTTGATGTCACCGGCCTGACCAAGAGTTACCGCGCCGCCGGCGAAGAAATCGCCGTGCTGCGCGGGGTGAATCTGACGGTCCGCGCCGGCGAGAGCGTGGCGCTGACAGGCGAGTCCGGCAGCGGCAAGAGTACGCTGCTGCATTTGATCGCCGGCCTCGATGCCGCCGACGGCGGTGCGATCAGGCTGGACGACGCCTTGGTGTCCGAGCTCAGCGATGCCGGCCGGGCCGAATTGCGGCGCGACCGGCTCGGCCTGGTGTTTCAGCAGTTCAACCTGATCCCGAGTCTTTCGGTGGAAGACAATCTCGTGTTCCAGTCGCGCATCGCCGGCCGTCACGATCCCGACTGGCATCGCGAACTGGTGGAACGGCTGGGACTGGCGAATCTTCTCAAGCGCTATCCCGAGCAACTATCCGGCGGCCAGCAACAGCGCGTTGCGATCGGCCGCGCGCTGGCGACAAAGCCGTTGCTGCTGCTGGCGGACGAGCCGACCGGCAATCTCGACGAGGCCACCGCCGACGAAGTGCTGGCGCTGGCGCGCGATCTGGTGGCGCGTTCGGGCTGCGGCTTCCTGATGGTGACCCACAGCGCGCGGCTCGCCGCCACGCTCGACCGCCAGGTCAACCTTCATGCCGGGGTAATCGCATGA
- a CDS encoding class I SAM-dependent methyltransferase has protein sequence MSGTVYRRTLLIGALVSLAISAPSGAWAQTPDYEAIVASPDRTDADRQADQRRQPAKMLAFAGVQTGMKVLDMEASAGYSTELLARTVGPTGTVYAQDSAAVIERFVKDKFDIRAQKPAMKNVVHVVRNFDDPIPPDVSNLDLITFFFAYHDITYMEVDRGAMNKKMFAALKPGGFLIIADHSAKPGDGVNVAKTLHRIEETTLKQEIEAAGFKLVAEADFLRHPEDPRDAKVFQPTVPNDEFVLKYQKPL, from the coding sequence ATGTCCGGAACGGTCTATCGGCGTACTTTGCTCATCGGCGCGCTTGTCTCGCTGGCGATATCAGCCCCATCAGGCGCTTGGGCGCAAACACCTGATTATGAGGCCATCGTCGCCTCCCCCGACCGGACCGATGCCGATCGCCAGGCCGACCAGCGCCGCCAGCCGGCCAAGATGCTGGCCTTCGCCGGCGTCCAGACCGGGATGAAGGTTCTGGATATGGAGGCCAGCGCCGGCTACAGCACCGAGCTGCTGGCCCGCACCGTCGGCCCAACAGGCACCGTCTACGCCCAGGATTCCGCCGCCGTGATCGAGCGCTTCGTCAAGGACAAGTTCGACATCCGCGCCCAGAAGCCCGCAATGAAGAACGTCGTCCATGTCGTAAGAAACTTCGACGATCCGATCCCGCCGGATGTTTCCAACCTCGACCTGATCACGTTCTTCTTCGCCTATCACGACATCACCTACATGGAGGTCGATCGCGGCGCCATGAACAAGAAGATGTTCGCGGCGCTGAAACCCGGCGGCTTTCTCATCATCGCCGACCACTCGGCCAAGCCGGGCGACGGCGTCAACGTCGCCAAGACGCTGCACCGGATCGAGGAGACGACGCTCAAGCAGGAGATCGAGGCCGCCGGTTTCAAGCTGGTCGCCGAAGCTGATTTCCTGCGCCATCCCGAGGATCCCCGGGACGCGAAAGTGTTCCAGCCGACGGTGCCGAACGACGAGTTCGTGCTGAAATACCAGAAGCCGTTATGA
- a CDS encoding MFS transporter, with product MTTQPTPKGAWKITFLLFLFMLVNFADKIVVGLAGVPIMTELKLEPESFGLLGSSFFLLFSIAAIIVGFIVNRIDTRWVLLAMAVIWSLAQFPMVGTIGFTTLLVCRVILGAGEGPAGSVAAHAIFKWFPDEKRTLPIAILSQGSAFGVILAVPALNWVIINYSWHYAFGVLGVVGLMWVVAWAILGKEGPLVQTAAMAANESRIPYFQLLTSRTFIGCVAATFGAYWALSLGLTWFTPFIVKGLGFSQQQAGFISILPWVFGAVIVLLTGWISQVMLTRGFTTRGARGVLGSVPLIVGGLILAVLPHVAPGGLMIALLVVGSGLCGSIYVVCAPMLGEFTPVSQRGAIISIYGALYTLAGILAPYVMGAVIQNAAAPLDGYMTGFTINAVVLVVSGLLGLALLWPNTERARLAAGQEEAQAKFA from the coding sequence ATGACCACGCAACCGACGCCCAAAGGCGCCTGGAAAATCACGTTCCTGCTGTTCTTGTTCATGCTGGTGAACTTCGCCGACAAGATCGTGGTCGGTCTTGCCGGTGTGCCGATCATGACCGAACTGAAGCTCGAGCCGGAGTCCTTCGGTCTGCTCGGCTCCTCGTTCTTCTTGCTGTTCTCGATAGCGGCCATCATTGTAGGCTTCATCGTCAATCGCATCGACACCCGTTGGGTGCTGCTGGCGATGGCGGTGATCTGGTCGCTGGCACAGTTTCCGATGGTCGGCACGATCGGCTTCACCACGCTTCTGGTCTGCCGCGTCATCCTCGGCGCCGGCGAGGGCCCCGCGGGGTCGGTCGCGGCGCATGCCATCTTCAAGTGGTTTCCGGATGAGAAGCGAACCCTGCCGATTGCGATCCTGTCGCAGGGCTCGGCGTTCGGGGTGATTCTCGCGGTACCCGCGCTGAACTGGGTGATCATCAATTATAGCTGGCATTACGCCTTCGGCGTGCTCGGTGTCGTCGGTTTGATGTGGGTGGTGGCGTGGGCGATCCTCGGCAAGGAGGGCCCGCTGGTGCAGACCGCGGCGATGGCTGCTAATGAGTCGCGCATTCCCTATTTCCAGTTGTTGACCTCGCGAACCTTCATCGGCTGCGTCGCCGCCACCTTCGGCGCCTATTGGGCGCTGTCGCTGGGGCTGACCTGGTTTACGCCCTTCATCGTCAAGGGACTCGGCTTCTCGCAGCAGCAAGCCGGCTTCATCTCGATCCTGCCATGGGTGTTCGGCGCCGTGATCGTGCTGCTCACCGGCTGGATATCGCAGGTGATGCTGACGCGGGGCTTCACCACCCGCGGCGCCCGCGGCGTGCTCGGTTCGGTGCCGCTGATCGTCGGCGGCCTAATTCTCGCCGTGCTGCCTCACGTGGCGCCCGGCGGATTGATGATTGCCCTCTTGGTGGTCGGATCAGGGTTGTGCGGATCGATCTACGTGGTCTGCGCGCCGATGCTCGGTGAGTTCACGCCGGTGTCGCAGCGCGGCGCCATCATTTCGATCTATGGCGCGCTCTACACGCTCGCCGGAATCCTCGCACCTTATGTGATGGGCGCCGTGATCCAGAACGCGGCAGCACCGCTCGACGGCTACATGACCGGCTTCACCATCAATGCCGTGGTGCTGGTGGTGTCGGGACTGCTCGGCTTGGCGCTGCTGTGGCCCAACACCGAGCGCGCCAGGCTGGCTGCAGGGCAGGAAGAGGCTCAGGCGAAATTCGCGTGA
- a CDS encoding glutathione S-transferase family protein, producing MARYRLHCIGASGNSYKLALYMNCAGLDWEPVGVDFAGGQTRDPGWRAAMNAMGEVPVLEVDGQLMSQSGAILIWLAETTGHFAPGADQRYEALRWIMFDNHKFTNNHAMHRFQKSFMPEPVHPAILTFLRARTEASFAVADKHLADRAFMLGDRPSIVDFSLAGYVYYPKEETGFDIAADYPALHAWRERLAALPGWKPPYDMMPVGSDLRTSMLRPA from the coding sequence ATGGCCCGGTACAGACTGCATTGCATCGGCGCGTCCGGCAATTCCTACAAGCTGGCGCTTTACATGAACTGCGCCGGCCTCGACTGGGAGCCGGTCGGCGTCGACTTTGCCGGCGGCCAGACCCGCGATCCCGGCTGGCGCGCCGCCATGAACGCGATGGGCGAGGTGCCCGTGCTCGAAGTCGACGGGCAGTTGATGTCGCAGTCGGGCGCGATCCTGATCTGGCTCGCGGAAACCACCGGTCACTTCGCGCCCGGCGCCGACCAGCGCTACGAGGCGTTGCGCTGGATCATGTTCGATAACCACAAGTTCACGAACAACCATGCCATGCACCGGTTTCAAAAGTCGTTCATGCCGGAGCCGGTGCATCCGGCGATCCTGACGTTCCTGCGCGCGCGTACCGAGGCGAGCTTTGCGGTCGCCGACAAGCATCTCGCCGATCGTGCCTTCATGCTCGGCGACAGGCCGAGCATCGTGGATTTTTCGCTGGCCGGGTACGTGTACTACCCCAAGGAAGAGACCGGCTTCGATATCGCAGCGGATTATCCGGCGCTCCACGCCTGGCGCGAGCGCCTCGCAGCGCTGCCGGGCTGGAAGCCGCCCTATGATATGATGCCGGTGGGATCGGACCTGCGGACTTCGATGCTTCGGCCCGCGTAG